The Methanotorris formicicus Mc-S-70 DNA window TATGAATTTTGGAAAAAATTGGCAATATTATCCATCCCAATTTGTGTGATAATTGGGTTTTTTACATTTTTCTCCTTAATAGAATCAACCCTAAAACTCATGAGTGGAGAGTTACCAAAAGAGGCCTCAAAACCCATAATATTCTTGTTTGGTAGTGTAATCCCATGGATACCGGGAATTATAGGATTGATTGTTGGGATAACAATTCACGAATTGGCACATGGAATTGTTGCCTATGCGTTTAGGCAGGAAATAAAAAGTACGGGATTGTTATTGGCACTTGGAATTCCCCTTGGAGCGTTTGTAGAACTTGGAGATGAATTTAAAAATTTAGATAAAAAAATAAGGGGGGCTATTGCTTCAGCAGGACCAATGGCGAATATTGTTGTATTCTTGATAGTGGTTTTAATAACGCCTCAACTCTACTCCATCCCCACAGAACTAACCATAACAAAAACCTACGCCTCACCAGCAATGGATGTTTTAAATGAAGGAGATACGATTTATTCAATAAATGGGATAAAGATAAATTCATTAAAAGATTTTCATGACATAGTTAAGAATTTAAAGCCAAATGAAAAAATAACTATAACTGTATTAAGGGAGAATGAGCTAAAAACATTCAATTTAATAACTTCCAAAGAGGGGAAGATAGGCATTGTTGTTGAACCATCAAAGAACTTGGCATTTGTATTAAATATTTGTTATTGGACATATTGGATGAATCTATTGCTTGGATTTTTCAACCTACTCCCAGCACTGCCGTTGGATGGTTACTACGTATGGGTAGCATTTCCGAGGGTTATTGGAGATTTGAAGTTGAAAATTAAGTCATTGGAGAAACTGATGGGTTATATATCAAACATATTGGAAATGATATTAAATGAAAAGA harbors:
- a CDS encoding site-2 protease family protein, with translation MESTSRIILIIALLIWIFLYAIRDTINLKTYFGVFGILRTKIGMKTIEKLGNYEFWKKLAILSIPICVIIGFFTFFSLIESTLKLMSGELPKEASKPIIFLFGSVIPWIPGIIGLIVGITIHELAHGIVAYAFRQEIKSTGLLLALGIPLGAFVELGDEFKNLDKKIRGAIASAGPMANIVVFLIVVLITPQLYSIPTELTITKTYASPAMDVLNEGDTIYSINGIKINSLKDFHDIVKNLKPNEKITITVLRENELKTFNLITSKEGKIGIVVEPSKNLAFVLNICYWTYWMNLLLGFFNLLPALPLDGYYVWVAFPRVIGDLKLKIKSLEKLMGYISNILEMILNEKNLNAISVLIWWIIFGSMIYSFI